Within the Rosa rugosa chromosome 2, drRosRugo1.1, whole genome shotgun sequence genome, the region GGGTAAAGGTCACCTTGGTAAATGCTCACTACAGACCACCACCATTTCCTTCTCTTCTTAAAAATAATATTCCATGCCTTGTTCACACGCACCCCAAAAGGCTTTAAAAGCCCTCCAAAACCCCACAACCCAATCCTTCTTGAATCTTAACCCAATCAAACATCTTTATCCTTCTCTTTGATTCCATCCATTCCAAGCTTGCTTTCCTCAGTTTCATTGGCTTGGATTTGGATGGGATTTGATTCAGCTTTTCATGGAACAAACTGCGAGTCATGTATGGGATTTGAGTTCTGTTTCGGATTTGGTTTTCGCTGAAACAATGAAGTACTTTTGGGCTTCGATTTCCTCAAGTCCTCTGTTTTCAAGCATTGTCACTCTCTACTCTCTGATCCTCCTTTACTTCCCGTACCATTTTTTAAGCATTGTTTTCTCGCCGGTGCTGATCATAACCGGAATAATCTTGATCAGCCTTCTCCGACTCGGTGCAAGTCAGAGTTTTGAAGACGATGATctcaaagaaaaggaaaaacctTCTGATTCCATACTCGAAACAGAGCACTCTGAAACCAATGATAGTCTTGAAGTCGTTCATGAACAAATTGCAAGTGTTGTACAAGAAGAAGATCACAGCTTTGTCACGTATCGATTCGAAACAGACGAAAGCGAGATGGGTTTCAATCAGTACCCCTGTTTCGATGATTACTTTGTTGAGTGGAATGTGAAGGCGCCATTAGAGGTCATCTATGAAGAATATGAAGGTGAAGAAGATGAGAAGGATAATCGTGAAGAACATGAAAACCAAGTTTTGGGTCTTGGAAGGCAGCCTTCGTTGTCTCTATATTACCCGGAGTCGGATTCGGATACATCATCGGAAGGTGACTTTTCGGTGACCGGAGCGTGGGACTCGCCGGAAAACATGTGCTACAAGTGGGAAGAGGATGACCGAGAAGGGTTGATTGAGATTGCTTTGGATGGCAATAAGAGTTCAGGCTTAGAATTTCAAGTTGAGGAAGAGAATTTGATAGAGATTGATATATCTCCGACGCGCAATGACTTTGGCGGCGAGAAGTGGATGTTTTCCGGTGAGGTTAGATTCAGCTAATGTGGGATTAATTAATGGTTTaattaattatgtttttttttggaGATGGTAAAGAATAGAGCGTTTTGGGATTTTGAATGTTTGTGTAATGGTTTACCGTTGTATTAAACCCATGTTCAAGTACATATATTAAGCACTAATCCAAAACTTTAAATGTTTGTTCGGAATGTCTAATATGCCCCCCATAGTTTTCGTTTTATGATAAGACCAATGACTTTGATTTGGGGTCAAACAAGTGGAGCTATTGTGGTAACAATTGGTTCAAAAAGCATGTGATAAGAAAGAAATATGAGAAAAGTCATGACTCATGACAATGAAATAGAGATTTGATGTAAGGAAGGAGGATATTCTttaaattagaaaattatacGTGGAGTGGTAATTATATTTGAAAGTGTTATGTAATATTCTCAACAAAATGGAAAAATGTACGACAGTAAAATTTGTAAAATTCATGAATTTTCAagtgttttaacttttaacacAAACAAAATTAAGATCCACATTATCTCATGTCTACACTTTATGCATGAATTAAGTGGAGAGAAGCGATAGGCAAAATCTTTCTTAAATGAGTTAAATTATTCAAGGGCTTATTTTCAATTAAGGATAATTCAATTTCAGACGAGTTATCGTAAGTGTATTCAATGTGTATATACATGAACTCGGGGTTAAAAGAATGAGAATCACACCAGTACGTATGTTCAAATTTAAACATACAATTGGATATAATACAAATGAATCTAAGTTTTCTTAATATGCAATTTTCATACACTTCAAATCAGATTCATTACTCCACTACATGTATAATCCAACGTCTAATATCGTAATTGAAACAATTAATGTTAGATCTTGACATTTGCTAGCTCAAGTTGTCTATTGTAAGTCACTCATATCCCCTTGACTATTGCAGACATACTACAATAACGTCGAAATTGGCCTGCCATGTTTGAAAGAGTCATCAAATATAGACATGTGTAAAGATACTTACATCGACAACGTACCAACTGGTTTGGATCGATCTTCTCATCCAAATACGAAGGGTGCAAATGAgctatagctagctagctcgaTCGAGGCTATCCGAGCATTATTAGCTCAAGCTCATcgaaacctagctagctagctagtagtgGCTGTCGAAAAAGATGACGACGTCCATGTGCAGTAGTCATTAGTGCTATATAAGCATGGCAGATAGCCAAACATGATACCAGCTGCAGCACAGGCGTACGTACGTACGTACTGTGCTAGCTCTATATAGATACTGGGTTTCTTGAAGTACTTGCTTAGCTCAAAATAGGTAAACATATGTACACATAGGCAGGAAAACTTCTCATCAGTAGTCTGAGTGCATTTTGGACTCGAGCTCGATCTCGTACAGACGTGCTGTCGAGTATGGTTGGCTTTTAGAATCTTAGAGACTAAACAACATGCCAATAATTAGCTGTTCAGGGTTAGATCCACGAATAGTTAAAATCGTTTAGTATGCCATAGAAATTCTCAAATTCATAGCCCTTGCTCTGCCCAATTGTTTATAGGACTTTCTGATGCTGATGTTTCTACCTTGCATGCTTCTGGTTCCTAAGTTCTGAAGAATCTTTCACCTCCTCCATCATTCTTATATCTGTGGGTCAAAACATAAAATAGTCTATTTCTTTTTCCCTCTTCCCTTAAAGTAAGAAGTCAACGTCTACTTCTTTAAGGCAAGTCCTCTGCGTGTCACAAATACAAAGTGGGCTTCGAGATGGGCTGACATATAACGGAAGAGGCCCAGAACATCTTGCTGAATCCAGGCCTGGTTATGGTAGGAAGAGGCCCAGAACATCTTGCTGAAGAAGCATCTTTTGAATTTAGGCCCAGAACAAATTTATTGGTTATGAACTTTATTAAAATTATTTTGTAAGAAACTTGGCAAATAGTTTTTTTGAAAATCGAAACTTGATAGTTAGGTAATAGACTAAACTTAGGTCAATGTTAGACGTCTCAAAAGCTGAAAAGCAATGTTTGTCAAATCAAGTGTGTTTTGGCTTTTAACCCCCTTGAAGATCCTAGTCTTGTATAAAAAATTAGGAAAGCGTCCCATTATTTTGGGTAGCCAGTC harbors:
- the LOC133733443 gene encoding uncharacterized protein LOC133733443 — its product is MEQTASHVWDLSSVSDLVFAETMKYFWASISSSPLFSSIVTLYSLILLYFPYHFLSIVFSPVLIITGIILISLLRLGASQSFEDDDLKEKEKPSDSILETEHSETNDSLEVVHEQIASVVQEEDHSFVTYRFETDESEMGFNQYPCFDDYFVEWNVKAPLEVIYEEYEGEEDEKDNREEHENQVLGLGRQPSLSLYYPESDSDTSSEGDFSVTGAWDSPENMCYKWEEDDREGLIEIALDGNKSSGLEFQVEEENLIEIDISPTRNDFGGEKWMFSGEVRFS